TTCGACCAGGACGGTCAGGAGATCGGTCGGCGCTTGAACGGAATGGAAAGCTAAAGATCCCCGTTCTGGCTGTCTTCGGATCAATCAGCAATACCAGTGCGGGCGTGGTTGAGATGATGCGTGAAGTTGCTGAGAACGTCACTAGCCTTGAGGTCTCACATTCAGGACACTGGATCGCGGAAGAGAATCCTGAGGAACTCATGGCATCATTGCATAAATTTTTGGCGACATAGCTATGCCGAAGGACAGCGGAGATTTGGTCGGATTTGGTGAATGAAGAGCGATTCTGGTGAACGCGGCGGTTCAATCACATCTCCGGCTTCGAGCCGCCGCTCATCGTCGTCTCGGAAAACATCTAATTTGTACGACCACACGTCTGTGGTTTGAGGGTCCATTAGGGGTCCAATAACGAGGAAAATGTGTGCATTCTGCTCTCTCATTGCGCGGTTGATGTCGAGCTTTTTCAGTTATTTACATGACGTTGCCGAGATGGCATGGAAGAGGTCATCGGTCTGACCCGTTTCACCTCTATAAAAAACCCGTACCGGCTAAGAGCAGAGTTAAGCTTCCGACGCTCGCACCGATGGAGGAGTTCAGGTCCGTTCTGTCCACGACCAGGTTTCCAGAAACGGTTGAGCGACGAACATTCGGGTAGTTTCCGAATGGTCATCTCGGTAAAGAACTTCATCAAAAAGTCCGTCAAATTTGGGTGCCGAAAATGCTCCAAAAACGTCGTCCTGCTCCGACTCATCCTATAGGAAAAAAGGGTCCAGAACTTACACGTGCCCTGTTAACCGAAGGGTTGTAAGGGTCAAATTCGATACAAGGCCATGAATCCAAGGATCAAGAGCAAATGCATTCGAACGAGTGACTGATGGCGTCCGGTTACTAGGAAGGTATAGCTGGCAGCGCGGTCGTCCTAAACCTTGCGGAAGAACTTCTCAAAAAAACAGGCGCCGGATCACTCCGGCGCCATAAGTAATAATTGAACGGATTAGAACTTTAGGCTTTCAAGCGCGCCCGCGAGAGGCGACTCGCACAGCAACTCTTCCACCCTGTAATAGGCCGGGTTGTTATCTAACGTCAACGCAAGAATTACAACGTTGCGGTTGTCTGGCATGGTTACGCTTGTCACCCTCTTGAGGGGGTTGATCGCGAAGGAGTAACGGTAGACGTTGAAATTTTGCGTATTTTTGCTGCCATCGTTATAGTCGCGGTAGGAAGTTTTCGTCACCAGCGATTCATTGGTGTAGCCCGTGAATGAGGACCAGTCGCTGAAGCTTTGGGTAAAGGTTGACTTCGTCCCATCGCTATAGGTCACCACCGCGGTCTGGTCTGTCTGGTCGCCCTGTACGCCGGTGCCCACCATGGTCAGTTCGCTATAGTTACCCGGTGGCAAGGCTAACTTCGCGCCCGTACCGTAGTATGCGTTCGGAGCGTTGGCACCGCCCAGGATGAAGCGAATGCCGTCAACCATGATGTGCTCCCCGCTCAGGCCATCGTCCAGCAGGTTTGCCGAGTAGGCCGCGCCGCCACCATCGAGACCTCCATTCCCGTCGAAGATTGTTCCATCGGTGTAGATGCCCGTGGTATTGAACGGCAGGTTGACCGCAGTTCCATCGGGAAAGGGTGAGAGCGTTGCGGCCAGAATCACCACGTTGCGGTTATTTGGGAGCGTGATGCTCTTGACTGTCCTCGAGAAATCAAGGAGCAGCGAGTAGTTATATACGTTGAACTGCGCCGTGCTTCGGGCACCCGCGGCAGTGTTGCGATAGGGCATCGCAACCGCTTCCATCTCGTTGAGCGCCACGGAGGGAGTGTGCCAGTCACTGAAGGTCTGAGAAAACTGGATCGTGCTGCCATCCGTGTAAGTCACGGTAAGTTGTTGCCTGGTTTGAGTGCCATTCAGCCCCAGACCCATGAGTTGCAGGGTTTGATATTTGCCGGAAGGTAATGCCAGGGTTTGGCCCGCTGCGTACACCGCGTCGGGTCCGTTAGCCGGACCAAACTTGAAGCGCAATCCATTGAGGACGCGCGCGGACTTCAGCAGTGTGGACGAGAGCGTATAACCGTCACCATCGATGCCCGATCCACTTACGGTGGTGCCGTCCGCGGTCAGGCCGGAAAGGTTATAGGCATTGTCCAGTTTCACCTCCGTACCCACACCGCAATCGCCCGTTGCCGCGCTCACCGCAAGTGTCAGCGCAGGCACAGAACGGTCGATGGAGCCAGCGTTTCCTACAATCGACACCGGCGTGCCCGATGTTGGAATGGCAGCGAAGCCAGCTTTAAGCGTCAGCGTGCTCGTCATACTCGTGTTCTTTGCGGAGAGATTGCCGATGACGCCGGGCGGCAAATTAGTAAGACTCAGCGCCACCGGACTGGAGAAGCCGTTGAGCCCATCCACGGTGATGTCGTCCGTTGCGGAGCCTGACTGGTTTACATAGAGCATTGGGCTGGAAACGGTGAGGCTGAAGTCGGGGATGGCCAGACGCACATAGGCTATCTGCGTGATGCCATTTGCCGTTCCTGTCACAGCTACCATCTGATTGCCGGGCGGTGCGTCGGCGGTTGTGCTGATGGTAACGATCGCCTCGCCGCCGGATGACACCGCGGTTGTACTAACCGACGCGGAGATGCCCGCAGGCGAACCTACAGGGATTGCCGAAAGTGCGATCTGCCCTGCAAATCCATTGACCGGGGTCACAGTGACCGTTGCTGTGGTCGAACCGCCGGGCGTGATCGATGCGGTGGCCGGGGTTGCTGTCAACGTGAAGTTGGCTCCGGTGCTTACCTCCGCCGGGGGTGCCAGAAGGTTGAGGAGCGCCTGTCCGTTTGGAGATCCCCATCCTGTCACGAGGTCGTAGCCGGACACGGCGGTGAACAGGTTAGGACTTCCGGTGTTGAAGTCGTTGCCTTCTGTGATGTCATGAAGCACGGCGCCGTAATTGCTGCTCGCGCCGATCTGGTATGGTGTTGCCGAGGTGAATGTGACACCGTGTCCGTTGGCCTGTTGGTTGACCAGAGCCATATAGCCAGCCCAGCGAGGAGCGGCGAGGCTTGTACCGCCGATTCCCGTGTAGCACCCCCCGTTTGCGCAGAAGTAGCTGTCGAAGTCTGCTTCTGCCGCAACGTCAGGCACGTTGCGAAACTGCGTTGAGCCCTGATTCTGTGAGTTGATGAACGGAGTCTGGAAGGCCGGGATGGGAGACTGGGTGCTCCATCCGCCGGTTGAATCGACCCAGGTTACTTCGTTCTGCCATGCTCCACCAGAACCGTTCGTTGTCAGATCCGTACCGCCCACATCGATCACGTTCGGGCTGTTGCCTGGGTAGCCGATGTCGCCGACGTTCGCACCTGAATCACCTGAGGCGATAAACAGACTCTGCCCCTGTGCCTCCATCTGTAGGAAAACCTGCTCGTAACCTGGCTGCGTAGCAGGTGTTCCTCCAAACCCAAAGGACAGACTCAGCTGCTTGGCGATATTATCGTCGGCAGCCTGGACGAATGCTGCCAGCCAGTTTGACGCATCGTTGTAACCCTCGTACACCAGCAGGCCGGATGCTTTCGGGGCCATCGAGATGATTTGCTCAATGTCGATCACCTCTTCACCGTCATCGCAGGAACCCGTGCATTGGCCATCCACGTTGAGGAGCACGTTATAAATTGGGACATCGAGAGACTGT
This genomic stretch from Terriglobus saanensis SP1PR4 harbors:
- a CDS encoding S53 family peptidase; the protein is MHKRLGFPRFPMLSVMFLSAIAISIQPTFAQRRQLPMRSNASTTDPAVSALPANQPIHLGITLPLRNVDALKQLIKNQADPESPLYKRYLTAGQFAEQYGPTEADYNKVMSYAQAQGFTVSKTSRNHTLVQISGSVGSVNRMFATTMRVYKHPTEKRNYHAPSVAPTIDASLPILSVEGLSDRDRPKPFSKRGTPHAYFLTGSGPSNNFLGSDIRAAYAGDVSYQGEGQTLGLIELGPYNLSDVQSYFGSIGQSLDVPIYNVLLNVDGQCTGSCDDGEEVIDIEQIISMAPKASGLLVYEGYNDASNWLAAFVQAADDNIAKQLSLSFGFGGTPATQPGYEQVFLQMEAQGQSLFIASGDSGANVGDIGYPGNSPNVIDVGGTDLTTNGSGGAWQNEVTWVDSTGGWSTQSPIPAFQTPFINSQNQGSTQFRNVPDVAAEADFDSYFCANGGCYTGIGGTSLAAPRWAGYMALVNQQANGHGVTFTSATPYQIGASSNYGAVLHDITEGNDFNTGSPNLFTAVSGYDLVTGWGSPNGQALLNLLAPPAEVSTGANFTLTATPATASITPGGSTTATVTVTPVNGFAGQIALSAIPVGSPAGISASVSTTAVSSGGEAIVTISTTADAPPGNQMVAVTGTANGITQIAYVRLAIPDFSLTVSSPMLYVNQSGSATDDITVDGLNGFSSPVALSLTNLPPGVIGNLSAKNTSMTSTLTLKAGFAAIPTSGTPVSIVGNAGSIDRSVPALTLAVSAATGDCGVGTEVKLDNAYNLSGLTADGTTVSGSGIDGDGYTLSSTLLKSARVLNGLRFKFGPANGPDAVYAAGQTLALPSGKYQTLQLMGLGLNGTQTRQQLTVTYTDGSTIQFSQTFSDWHTPSVALNEMEAVAMPYRNTAAGARSTAQFNVYNYSLLLDFSRTVKSITLPNNRNVVILAATLSPFPDGTAVNLPFNTTGIYTDGTIFDGNGGLDGGGAAYSANLLDDGLSGEHIMVDGIRFILGGANAPNAYYGTGAKLALPPGNYSELTMVGTGVQGDQTDQTAVVTYSDGTKSTFTQSFSDWSSFTGYTNESLVTKTSYRDYNDGSKNTQNFNVYRYSFAINPLKRVTSVTMPDNRNVVILALTLDNNPAYYRVEELLCESPLAGALESLKF